The following nucleotide sequence is from Azoarcus sp. CIB.
ACCTCACCGGCACCGACACGATCACCGACTTCGTCCACGGCACCGACGAGATCTGGATCGACAACAGCGTGTTCACCGCGCTGACGACCGATGGCGCACTCGCGACCGGCAACTTCGTCAGCGGCGCAGGTGCCGTCGCCCTCGACGGCGACGACTTCCTCGTCTTCGACAGCGCCAACGGCGCGCTGTACTACGACGCGGACGGCAACGGCGCTGGCGCAGCGGTGCAAATCGCCAACGTGAACGTTGGTTCGGGCCTCGCCTTCGACGACGTCACCGTCATCTAAGTCGCATCAGGCTCACCCCGGGGCAAGCCCTCCCGCCGCATCCGGCGGGGCGCTTGCCCCGTTTCCGTTCACGCCGGCACCGTCCTCAGGCCCCGCGCCCCTCGGCCGCAGTCTTCGCCGCTGCCGCGCCACGGCGCAGCGACAGCACGATCGCGCCGCCGATGATCGCCGCCACGACGGCGAGCGACACCGTCGCCGGGATCTTGATCACATCGATGAGCAGCATCTTCGTGCCGATGAACACCAGCACCAGCGCCAGGCCGTACTTCAGCAGCGAGAAGCGGTCGGCCATGCCCGCAAGCAGGAAGTACATCGCCCGCAGGCCCAGGATCGCGAACACGTTGGACGTCAGCACGATGAAGGGGTCGGTCGTGATCGCGAAGATCGCGGGGATCGAATCGACCGCGAAGATCACGTCGGAGACCTCCACCAGCACCAGCGCGAGGAACAGCGGCGTCGCGTAGCGCACGAGGCGCCCGCCTTCATGGCGCATGACGAAGAAGCGTTCGCCCTCGAGATGCTCGGTGATGCGCATGTGCCCGCGCAACCAGCGGATCAGCGGGTTGTTCGCGAGGTCCGGCTGCGCCTCCGCGAACCACCACATCTTCACGCCGGTAAACAGCAGGAAGGCGCCGAAGACGTACAGGATCCAGTGGAACTTCGCGATCAGCCACACGCCGGCGAAGATCATCACCGTGCGCAGCACGATCGCCCCGATCACGCCGTAGGCCAGCACGCGCTTCTGCAGCTCCAGCGGCACGGCGAAGAAGCCGAACAGCATCAGCCACACGAACACGTTGTCGACGGCGAGCGATTTCTCGATCAGGTAGCCGGTGAGGAACTCCAGCGTCTTCTGGTTCGCCACCTCACGCCCGAGCGAACCGTCGAGATAGCCCCACAAACCGGCCGCAAACGCGAGTGAAACGGCCACCCAGACTGCCGACCACGTCCCTGCCTCGCGAAATCCCACCCGATGCTGCCGGCCGCCGCCGACGACGAACAGGTCCACCGCGAGCATCGCCAACACGATGCCGAAGAAGCCCGCCCACATCCACCATGTACCAATCGTTTCCATGAGGTTCCCTCCTAGTCGGATCCACCAGTCCGTCCTGCCGCGCCGCAGGCGCACAAAACAGAACGGCCCTTTGTCCAGCGAGGACGAAGGGCCGTGGATCTGACAAGGGGACCTCCGCCATCGCGGCAAAGGTCTTGCTCGCAGCCGTCAGGAACCGACTGCCCGGGCGCCGGGCAACCCCCGCACGGGGACTGCCGAATTGACGACGCCGCGGCGGAGAGCTACTCCCCCTTGGGACGTAGGAAAAATAGAACGTCCGGAGCCATCAGTCAAGGGGCGCCGCCAGCGCTCCGCCGACGGGAAGCTCCAGCTCGACGGCGAGGCCCGGATCGACATTGCGCACGGACACGCGCCCGCCGTGGGCTTCGACGATTCCCCGCACCAGCGCCAACCCGACGCCGGCCCCGTCGGCCGCGCTGCGGCTCTCGTCGAGGCGGAAGAAGCGCTCGAACAGCCGCGGCAGCGCGGCGTCGGGAACACCCGCGCCGTGGTCGCGCACGCTCAGCACGACGCTGCGCTCACCGGCCGCAAGATCCAGCGCGATACTCCCCGCCCCATGCTTGAGCGCATTCTCGATCAGATTCTGCAGCACCTGGAACAGCAGGTCGGGGTCGCCGCGCACGGTCGCCGGTGCCAGCGTGCCGACGAGCGCCCTGCCCTCGGCCGCGGCGAGCGGTTCGTAGAGTTCGATGGCATCGGCGGCGAGGGCGGCGAGATCCACCGGCCGCCACTTCGGCCCGAGCGCGCCGGCCTCGATGCGTGCCAGGCTCAGCAGCGCCGCGAAGGTGCGCAACAGGGCATCCGTCTGCGCCCCCAGCCCCTCGAGCCGCTCACCCAGGACCCGGTCCGCGGCAGCGGCCACGCGCGCCTCGTCAATCGCCCGTCGCAGTGCGATCAGGGGCCGGCGCATGTCGTGCGCGATCGCGCTGGAGACGTGCCGCGACGCGTCGACAAGCCGCTCGATCTCGTCGAAGGCGCGATTGAAGCGCCGCGCCAGCGCGTCCAGCTCGTCATTGCGCGCACTGAGGCTCAGACGCTGCGCGAGGTGGCCTTCCTGGATGCGGGCCGCCTCGCGCGCCAGCGTCTCGAGCCGGCGATGCAGGTGCTGCATGAAGAACCAGCCGATCGCAGCCGCGACGACGATGATCAGCACCGCGGATCCCCACAGGCGGGTGGTCATGTGCTCCTGGTAGGACTCCAGCGGCGAGTGGCGCCCGACCAGCAGGCGGTCGCCGCCGAACAGTACGAACACCTGCCCTTCCAGCGTACTGCCGTCGGCCGCGCCGACGTGGAACCACGCCTCGTCCACCACCGGCACGCCGTCGGGCCAGCCGGCCAGGTTGCCGACCACCACCCGCCCGTCGCGCTCGGTCAGCAGATACACGGCGTCGCGGTCCGCCGCGGCATCGACGCGGCGCTGCAGGGCGTCGCGCAGTCCCGCCAATCCGCGCTCGTGGAAGTGCTCATCCAGACCGTTGATCTCGAGCGCGATCGCCGCGCGCACTTCGTTGCGGATATGCCCTTCGGCCTCGCGGAAGAGCGGGTAGAACAGCGCCCCGACGATCAGCGCGATCGCAGTCGGCAGGGCGATGGCGAAGCGGTGGAACGGGCTGCCGAACCAGGCGCGCAGTCCGCCCGGCCGGGCCTCATGCGACATCGGCACTCAGGCGATAGCCGGCGCCACGCACCGTATGGATCAGCGGCGGCAGGCCCGGCAGGTCGATCTTCGCGCGCAGGTTGGAGATATGCACGTCGATGACATTGGTCTGGGGGTCGAAATGGTAGTTCCACACCGCCTCGAGCAGCATCGCGCGCGTCACGACCTGCTCCGAGTGGCGCAGCAGGAATTCCAGCAACTGGAACTCCTTCGGCTTGAGGTCGATCTTCCGTCCGCCGCGTGCGACGCTGCGGCGCAGGAGATCCATCTCCAGGTCGGCGACGGCGAGCCGCGTGTTCGGCGCCCCTTCCCGGGACACCGCCCCCCTGCGCGCCAGCGCCTCCAGGCGCGCGACGAGCTCGATCAGCGAAAACGGCTTCACGAGGTAGTCGTCGCCGCCCGCGCGCAGGCCGGCAACCCGGTCATCGACTTCACCCAGCGCGCTGAGGATCACGACCGGCGTCGCGACATTCGACGCGCGCAACGTGCGCAGCACCGTGAGGCCGTCCACGCGCGGCAACATGCGGTCGAGGACGAGGACATCGTAGCTTTCGGTGGTGGCGAGAAACAGCCCGTCGCGCCCGTCGGCGGCGACATCGACGATGTGCCCCGCTTCCTGCAGCCCCTTGCGGATGTAAGCGGCCTGCTGCGGATCGTCTTCGACGAGGAGTATCTTCATTGGCTTCTGCGCGGTCCGGCGTCGTGGATCAGGCGGACGACCACGCCACCGTCCGGGGTGATCGCACGCGCGCGCAGTTTATTCCGGTCGGCGCGCAACAGGCTATCGATCGCGCACTCGGCCGCAGGGAAAACCATCCAGTCAGGGGCACCTGCCTGAAGCACGAGCGCCCCCAGCAGGGCAAGCCTCGACGAGGCAGCCGTAAGGCGCTCATGATCCGGACGGCGGCATTCACTGCCGCCGGACCATCTCGCGGATGATCGCAGAAAACTGCTCGGCGGTTTCGTGCCGCACGAAGGACGGGCCCAGCAGCGGCGGCAGCCAGAAATCCGGCTGCACTTCGGCGTGGTAGCGCAGCAGCGTGCCGCCCGGTTCGGCCTCGAGCCGCATCAGGCTCTCCATGCGTTTCACGTTGCCGCCGACCCCCTGCGCGCGGATTTCTTTCGGCGGGGAGACGCGGATTTCGCGCACCGATTCGAAATTCGTCCAGAACACGCCGTAGCGCGCGACTCCGGTCTGGTGCACGCGCATGAAGGAATCACCGCGCTCGGTCACCCGGCTCGTCCGCAGGTTCGGCACGAAACTCGCCATATGGTCGAAGTCGGTCAGGACTTCCCACGCCAGCGCCGGGCTGACTGGCGCGTGGGCGAGCATATCGACGGTGAAGCCGCCCGCATTGCGTTCGACCCGCACGTCCTTGTCCGCGACCGCCGCCGCGTCGTCGACCGCCGGCGCACACGGCACCCAGGACAAGATCAGCACGAGCGGCAGCGAGCGACGGAAGAGACGGAACATGGCGGACGTCCGGTTGGAAGGTGGGCTGCCCATGACGCCGGGCATGGGGAAACACCGGCAAGCGTAGCGCAGTGCCTCGATGTGCGGCAGTACGATGGCTTAGAATATTCCAAACGCACCCGCCGCCCCCAATTGCGACCATGAGACTGCTGCTGATCGAAGACGACCCGATGATCGGTGCCGGCGTGCAGCAGGCGCTGCGCCAGGACGGCTATGCCGTCGACTGGGTGCGCGACGGCGTCGCCGGCGAACTCGCGGCACGCGACAACCCCTACGAGCTGCTGCTGCTCGACATCGGCCTGCCGCGCCGTGACGGCATCGAGCTGCTGCAGCGCCTGCGCACGGCCGGCCATGCGATGCCGGTGCTCGTGCTCACGGCGCGCGATGCCGTCGCCGACCGCATCCGCGGGCTGGATGCCGGCGCGGACGACTACCTCGTCAAGCCCTTCGACCTCGACGAACTCTCGGCGCGCGTGCGGGCGCTGCTGCGCCGCCAGCGCGGCCAGGCGAATCCGGTGCTGACGCTGGGCACGCTGCAGGTCGATCCCGCAAGTCACGCGGTGACGCTCGCGGGCGAGCCGGTGCGGCTCTCGGCGCGCGAATTCGCGCTGCTGTCGGCGCTGCTGGAACACCCCGGCCGGCCGCTGTCGCGCAGCCAGATCGAGGAGCGCGTCTACGGCTGGGACGAAGAGGTCGACAGCAACGCCGTCGAGGTGCATATCCACTCGCTGCGGCGCAAGCTCGGCGCGGACTGGATCCGCAACCTGCGCGGCGTCGGCTATTACGTGCCGGAGCGGCCATGAACTCGCTGCGCCGCACGCTGCTGTTCTCGCTGCTCGGTGCGTTGGTGCTGGTGTTCGCGATCGGCGGCATCGCGACCTACCGCATGGCGCACAACGAGATCGACGCGCTGATGGACTACAACCTGCGCCAGTTCGCGCTCTCGCTGCGCGACCGGCGCCTTGCCGGGCCGAACGTCGGCCCCCTCGCGCCGCCCGAGGAGTCCCTGGATCTGGTGATCCAGATCTGGGACGACACCGGCGTGCGCCTCTACCTCTCGCACCCGCACACGGCCCTGCCCGCCCGCGCGCAGCTCGGCTATACGACCGTCACGACGGCGGAGGGCGACTGGCGCGTGTATTCCATTCCGCTGCTCGACCACGTGATCCAGATCGCCCAGCCGATGGCCGTGCGCAGCCGTCTCGCAGCCCATGCGGCACTGCGCACGCTGATCCCGCTGGTGGCGCTGATGCCGCTGCTGGGCGCGTTGATCTGGTATCTGGTCGGCCGCGGCCTGCGCCCCCTGGAACGGCTGGCTCGGGAGGTCGCCACGCGCCGCGCCGATTCGCTCGACCCCCTGCCGCTCAAAGGCATTCCCGACGAGGCGCAGCCGCTGGTGCGGGCGCTGAACGAACTGCTCGAACAGCTACGGCACGCGATCAGCGCGCAACGCGCCTTCGTCGCCGACGCCGCGCACGAGCTGCGCACGCCGCTGGCGGCGCTGCAGATACAACTGCAGCTGTGCGAACGGGCCCGCGATGAAACCACACGCGCCGAAGCGCTCGGGGAATTGCGCACGGGCCTGACACGCGCAGCACATCTCGTGCAGCAGCTGCTGACGCTGGCCCGCCAGGAGCCGGGAGAGGGCGCTGCGGAGACGCACGAGCGCGTCGCGCTCGCCGACATCGCGCGCAAGTCGCTCGCCGACCACACCGTCCAGGCACACGAGCGGGGCATCGATCTCGGCGCCGACCTGCTCGACGACGACCTCGCAGCGCAGGGCGACCCGGCTGCGCTGCGCACGCTGGCCGGCAACCTGATCGACAACGCGATCCGCTACACGCCCCGCGGCGGCCGCGTGGACGTGTCGGTCGGCAAAGGGGAAGGCCGGTGCTGGCTGCGCGTCGACGACAGCGGACCGGGCATCCCGCCCGAGGAACGCGAGCGCGTGCTGGACCGTTTCTACCGCCCGGCCGGCCAGCAGGAATCGGGCAGCGGCCTCGGGCTGGCGATCGTCGACAGCATCGCCCGGCGCCATGATGCGCGCGTCGTCCTGAACGCCTCGCCGCTCGGCGGCCTGCGCATCGCGGTGGGATTCCCGCCCGCGTGACGCACGGCAATTTAAGCGCTTTCTTAAGTTTGGTTTAAGTCAGGCGCCGGTAGAGTGCCAACATCGTCCCGCACCGTGCATGCGGGATGGGAGGAACCGGATCATGTCATTACAGGCGCTCAAGTTACCCGTCATTGCCGCGGCAATCGCCGCGACGGTGTGGGGCGGTTATGAAATCGGCCGCTCCGTCGACCCGTCCCCTGCCGCGACCACCCCCACGGTCGCGCGCAAGGCGGGCCAGCCGTACGCGGCGACGTCGCTGCCGGACTTCGGCAGCATCGTCGAATCCTACGGCCCCGCGATCGTGAACATAAGCGTCGAGGGCACCGTGAAGACCGCCGCGCGCGGGCGCACGCCCTTCGGCCAACTCGACCCGGACGACCCGTTTTCGGAGTTCTTCCGCCGCTTCGCGCCACGCGGGCAGGGCAAGCCGGGTGAGCAGATCACGCACGGCCAGGGCTCGGGCTTCATCGTCAGCACGGACGGCATCGTGCTCACCAACGCGCACGTCGTCGCCAATGCCGACAATGTCACCGTGAAGCTCACCGACAAGCGCGAGTTCATCGCCAAGGTGATCGGCATCGACAAGCCGACCGACATCGCGGTACTGCGCATCGACGCGCAGGACCTGCCGACCGTGCCGCTCGGCGACCCCACGGATATCCGCGTCGGCGACTGGGTGCTGGCAATCGGCTCGCCCTTCGGCTTCGAGAACAGCGTCACCGCCGGCATCGTGTCGGCGAAATCGCGCTCGCTGCCCGACGAAGGCTATGTGCCCTTCATCCAGACCGACGTCGCGATCAACCCCGGCAACTCGGGCGGACCGCTGCTCAACCTCAAGGGCGAAGTCGTCGGCATCAATTCGCAGATCTACAGCCAGTCCGGCGGCTATCAGGGGCTGTCCTTCGCGATTCCGATCAGCGTCGCGGCGCATGTGAAGGACCAGCTGCTCGCGCAGGGCAAGGTCACGCGCGGGCGTCTGGGCATCGCGATCCAGGATTTGAACCAGGGCCTGGCCGATTCGTTCGGGCTGTCCGTCGCGCGCGGCGCGCTGGTGAGCCATGTCGAGCCGGGGAGCCCCGCCGCAGCGGCCGGAATCGAGCCGGGTGACGTCGTGCTGAAATTCAACGGCGAGGCGATCGCTTCGTCGGCCGAGCTGCCGCCGCGCGTCGCCCTCATCACCCCCGGCAAGCCGGCGAAACTGGAGATCTGGCGCAAGCGCAAGGCGCAGGAGATCACCGTCATGGTGGGCGAGCAGCAGCCCGAGAAGGTGGCGGCCACGGAAACGCCGCCCGACGACGGCGGCCGGCTCGGCGTGTCGGTGCGCCCGCTGACGGCCGACGAACAGAAAGAGGTGGAAACGCGGGGCGGACTTCTGGTGCTAGACTCGTACGGACCGGCGGCCCGCGCCGGCATCGAGGAAGGCGACGTGATCCTCGCGGTGAACGGCAAGCATGTGAATCGCGTGGACGAGCTGCGCAAGCAGCTCACCGACGCCGGCAAGCACGTCGCGTTGCTGATCCAGCGCGGCGACGCGCGCATCTTCGTGCCGATCGAACTAGGCTGATCCGCCACGATTGCCGACTGTCGCCCTGCGTCAGTGCCCCGGGGGACGACAGGCTGTCAGCCTGAGGGGCACCGCATGGACGGCCGGGCAGGCGTCGCCCCCCCTGACACCTGCCCGGCCGAGTCCTGCTGCTCGCGAGCGGACGGTGCGGGCAGGCGCCGGCACGGCGCCCCTCTTGCCCCCTACCCTCCTCCCATCCGATTTCCCCCATGTTCTTCGCCCGCATCGAGGCCCTGCTCTATCGCATCCTGCGCTTCGCCGAGGCCGGACATCGCCTGCTGCTCGCCTGCGTCGCGCTGTCCTTCCTCGGCACGCTGACGGCGGCTTGGCCCGTGACCGCGGTGGTCGTTCCGGCAACGCTGATGGCGGCGGGGCGCTGGCGCGCGATCACTGGAGTGTCGGCGCTGGGCAGCGCGATCGGTGCAACCGTGCTGATGCTGGTCTTTCACCAACTCGGCTGGACGCAACTCTACGAACACTTCCCGGACCTTGCGACCGATCCGTCCTGGGCGCGGGTCGTCGACTGGGGGACGCGCTACGGCACCGCCGCGCTGTTCCTGATCGCCGCATCGCCGCTGCCGCAGACCCCGGCGCTGATGTTCTTCGGCGCAATGCGCCCGGATTACGCCGGCGTGTTCGCCGCAATGCTCGCCGGCAAACTGCTGAAGTACGGCGCCTTCGCGTGGGTTTCCAGCCATTTCCCGGAGCGCGTCGGCAAGTCGCTCGGCGCCCTGCTGCGGCGCGGCCGCAAACAGGGCACGGACAACGGCGACGTATAGCGCGCCTCAGGACTTCGCGCCCTGCTGCGGATCCTCGATCTCCTCCCAGCCGGTGATCATCGCCTTGAGATGGCTGCTCCAGGTGTGGCCGGTGGTGATCACATACACATGCACGACGAGGAAGGCGAGCATCAGGAAGGCGCCGATCGTGTGCACAAGCGCGACGACGCCCAGCTCCAGCCCGAAACCGACGGCGTTGATCTCGTTGTAATAGAGATACGCGAGCCCGCTCAGCCAGATCAGCGGGTTGATCATCAGCTTCACCCCGAGGTAGGCGAGGCGCTGCAGCGGGTTGTGCTTCCGCAGCTGCGTCAGGCGGAACGGATGCGCCGCATGCGTGAAGATGCCGCTCATGTAGTAGCGCAGCATCGCGACGAGGTTCTCGGTCGTCGGGATGTACTGCCGCCATTCGCCGGTCGTGAAGTGCCAGAAGATCGCGAACACCCACAGCGCGATCAGCGCCCACGCCGCGCTGGTGTGCAGTTCGCTGGCGTCGCCGTAGCCCAGCAGGGTGTAGGTGCCGTGGATCTCGAAGCCGGTGACCATCATCAGGATGATCAGCAGCGCCTGCGACCAGTGCCAGAAGCGTTCGAAGCGCTTGAAGATGTAGATGCGTTCCATGGTGATCTCTCCTTGGCTGCG
It contains:
- a CDS encoding TerC family protein translates to METIGTWWMWAGFFGIVLAMLAVDLFVVGGGRQHRVGFREAGTWSAVWVAVSLAFAAGLWGYLDGSLGREVANQKTLEFLTGYLIEKSLAVDNVFVWLMLFGFFAVPLELQKRVLAYGVIGAIVLRTVMIFAGVWLIAKFHWILYVFGAFLLFTGVKMWWFAEAQPDLANNPLIRWLRGHMRITEHLEGERFFVMRHEGGRLVRYATPLFLALVLVEVSDVIFAVDSIPAIFAITTDPFIVLTSNVFAILGLRAMYFLLAGMADRFSLLKYGLALVLVFIGTKMLLIDVIKIPATVSLAVVAAIIGGAIVLSLRRGAAAAKTAAEGRGA
- a CDS encoding ATP-binding protein; the protein is MSHEARPGGLRAWFGSPFHRFAIALPTAIALIVGALFYPLFREAEGHIRNEVRAAIALEINGLDEHFHERGLAGLRDALQRRVDAAADRDAVYLLTERDGRVVVGNLAGWPDGVPVVDEAWFHVGAADGSTLEGQVFVLFGGDRLLVGRHSPLESYQEHMTTRLWGSAVLIIVVAAAIGWFFMQHLHRRLETLAREAARIQEGHLAQRLSLSARNDELDALARRFNRAFDEIERLVDASRHVSSAIAHDMRRPLIALRRAIDEARVAAAADRVLGERLEGLGAQTDALLRTFAALLSLARIEAGALGPKWRPVDLAALAADAIELYEPLAAAEGRALVGTLAPATVRGDPDLLFQVLQNLIENALKHGAGSIALDLAAGERSVVLSVRDHGAGVPDAALPRLFERFFRLDESRSAADGAGVGLALVRGIVEAHGGRVSVRNVDPGLAVELELPVGGALAAPLD
- a CDS encoding response regulator transcription factor — protein: MKILLVEDDPQQAAYIRKGLQEAGHIVDVAADGRDGLFLATTESYDVLVLDRMLPRVDGLTVLRTLRASNVATPVVILSALGEVDDRVAGLRAGGDDYLVKPFSLIELVARLEALARRGAVSREGAPNTRLAVADLEMDLLRRSVARGGRKIDLKPKEFQLLEFLLRHSEQVVTRAMLLEAVWNYHFDPQTNVIDVHISNLRAKIDLPGLPPLIHTVRGAGYRLSADVA
- a CDS encoding SRPBCC family protein, translating into MFRLFRRSLPLVLILSWVPCAPAVDDAAAVADKDVRVERNAGGFTVDMLAHAPVSPALAWEVLTDFDHMASFVPNLRTSRVTERGDSFMRVHQTGVARYGVFWTNFESVREIRVSPPKEIRAQGVGGNVKRMESLMRLEAEPGGTLLRYHAEVQPDFWLPPLLGPSFVRHETAEQFSAIIREMVRRQ
- a CDS encoding response regulator transcription factor, encoding MRLLLIEDDPMIGAGVQQALRQDGYAVDWVRDGVAGELAARDNPYELLLLDIGLPRRDGIELLQRLRTAGHAMPVLVLTARDAVADRIRGLDAGADDYLVKPFDLDELSARVRALLRRQRGQANPVLTLGTLQVDPASHAVTLAGEPVRLSAREFALLSALLEHPGRPLSRSQIEERVYGWDEEVDSNAVEVHIHSLRRKLGADWIRNLRGVGYYVPERP
- a CDS encoding ATP-binding protein, which translates into the protein MNSLRRTLLFSLLGALVLVFAIGGIATYRMAHNEIDALMDYNLRQFALSLRDRRLAGPNVGPLAPPEESLDLVIQIWDDTGVRLYLSHPHTALPARAQLGYTTVTTAEGDWRVYSIPLLDHVIQIAQPMAVRSRLAAHAALRTLIPLVALMPLLGALIWYLVGRGLRPLERLAREVATRRADSLDPLPLKGIPDEAQPLVRALNELLEQLRHAISAQRAFVADAAHELRTPLAALQIQLQLCERARDETTRAEALGELRTGLTRAAHLVQQLLTLARQEPGEGAAETHERVALADIARKSLADHTVQAHERGIDLGADLLDDDLAAQGDPAALRTLAGNLIDNAIRYTPRGGRVDVSVGKGEGRCWLRVDDSGPGIPPEERERVLDRFYRPAGQQESGSGLGLAIVDSIARRHDARVVLNASPLGGLRIAVGFPPA
- a CDS encoding DegQ family serine endoprotease, with the protein product MSLQALKLPVIAAAIAATVWGGYEIGRSVDPSPAATTPTVARKAGQPYAATSLPDFGSIVESYGPAIVNISVEGTVKTAARGRTPFGQLDPDDPFSEFFRRFAPRGQGKPGEQITHGQGSGFIVSTDGIVLTNAHVVANADNVTVKLTDKREFIAKVIGIDKPTDIAVLRIDAQDLPTVPLGDPTDIRVGDWVLAIGSPFGFENSVTAGIVSAKSRSLPDEGYVPFIQTDVAINPGNSGGPLLNLKGEVVGINSQIYSQSGGYQGLSFAIPISVAAHVKDQLLAQGKVTRGRLGIAIQDLNQGLADSFGLSVARGALVSHVEPGSPAAAAGIEPGDVVLKFNGEAIASSAELPPRVALITPGKPAKLEIWRKRKAQEITVMVGEQQPEKVAATETPPDDGGRLGVSVRPLTADEQKEVETRGGLLVLDSYGPAARAGIEEGDVILAVNGKHVNRVDELRKQLTDAGKHVALLIQRGDARIFVPIELG
- a CDS encoding cytochrome b/b6 domain-containing protein; the encoded protein is MERIYIFKRFERFWHWSQALLIILMMVTGFEIHGTYTLLGYGDASELHTSAAWALIALWVFAIFWHFTTGEWRQYIPTTENLVAMLRYYMSGIFTHAAHPFRLTQLRKHNPLQRLAYLGVKLMINPLIWLSGLAYLYYNEINAVGFGLELGVVALVHTIGAFLMLAFLVVHVYVITTGHTWSSHLKAMITGWEEIEDPQQGAKS